A portion of the Bubalus kerabau isolate K-KA32 ecotype Philippines breed swamp buffalo chromosome 1, PCC_UOA_SB_1v2, whole genome shotgun sequence genome contains these proteins:
- the LOC129641571 gene encoding LOW QUALITY PROTEIN: olfactory receptor 6C2-like (The sequence of the model RefSeq protein was modified relative to this genomic sequence to represent the inferred CDS: substituted 1 base at 1 genomic stop codon) — MRNHTVITTFILLGFTEDPQLQVLIFVFLFLTYMLSITGNLTIIILTFLDSHLKTPMYFFLRNFSFLEISFTTVCILRFLYSISSGDNTITYNACASQIFFTGLFGATEFFLLAAMSCDXYVAICKPLHYMTIMNGRVCTILVFCCWISGLMIIITPLSMGLRLEFCDSNAIDHFGCDAAPLFNISCSDTWFIEQMVIICAVVTFIITLIGVILSYVYIIRTILRFPSASQRRKAFSTCSSHMIVVSITYGSCIFIYIKPSAKEEVDINKGVSVLTTSVAPLLNPFIYTLRNKQVKQAVSDIIKKIAFFLHN, encoded by the coding sequence ATGAGAAATCACACAGTCATAACAACATTCATCTTGTTGGGATTTACAGAGGACCCACAGCTGCAAGTTCTGATTTTTGTCTTCTTGTTTCTTACTTACATGCTGAGCATTACTGGAAATCTGACTATTATCATTCTAACATTCCTGGATTCTCATCTTAAAACacctatgtatttttttcttagaaacttCTCCTTCTTAGAAATCTCATTCACAACGGTCTGTATTCTCAGATTCCTGTATAGCATATCAAGTGGGGACAATACCATTACTTATAACGCCTGTGCTAGTCAAATATTTTTCACTGGACTTTTTGGGGCCACAGAGTTTTTTCTCCTGGCAGCCATGTCTTGTGACTGATACGTGGCCATCTGTAAACCCCTTCATTACATGACCATCATGAATGGTAGAGTCTGCACCATCCTTGTGTTCTGCTGCTGGATCTCTGGGCTGATGATCATCATCACACCACTCAGTATGGGCCTCCGACTAGAATTCTGTGACTCCAATGCCATTGATCATTTTGGCTGTGATGCAGCTCCTCTTTTTAACATCTCATGCTCAGATACATGGTTCATTGAACAGATGGTTATAATTTGTGCAGTGGTGACATTCATCATTACATTGATAGGGGTTATTCTTTCTTACGTGTATATCATCAGGACAATTCTAAGATTTCCCTCTGCATCACAGAGAAGAAAAGCTTTTTCCACCTGTTCTTCTCACATGATTGTTGTTTCCATTACCTATGGCAGCTGTATTTTTATCTACATCAAGCCTTCAGCCAAAGAAGAGGTGGACATTAACAAAGGGGTGTCTGTGCTCACTACATCTGTTGCCCCGCTGTTGAACCCTTTTATTTATACTTTGAGGAACAAACAGGTGAAACAAGCTGTCAGtgacataataaaaaaaattgcatttttctTACACAATTAA
- the LOC129641572 gene encoding olfactory receptor 6C2-like — protein sequence MRNHTPLHTFILLGLTDDPPMQVLIFIFLLVSYLLSVTGNLTIIILTLLDSRLKTAMYFFLKHFSFLETLLTTVCIPRFLYSLSTGDKTISYNACVSQLFFIFLFAATEFFLLAIMSYDRYVAICKPLHYATIMNSRICGRFVICCWIAGGLVIFPPLCLGLNLEFCDYHVIDHFLCDASPMLKISCSDTWFIEQMVVALAVLTDIGTFLCVVLSYICIIKAIIKFPSAQQKMKAFSTCSSHMIVVSINYGSCIFIYVKPSAKDEVAINKGVLVLTTSVAPMLNPFIYSLRNKQVKEAFTDLIKRISLISKK from the coding sequence ATGAGAAACCATACACCATTACATACATTCATACTCCTGGGACTGACAGATGACCCTCCAATGCAGgttctgatttttatatttctgcttGTCTCCTACTTATTAAGTGTAACTGGGAATCTGACCATCATTATACTCACTTTACTAGACTCTCGCCTTAAAACtgccatgtactttttcctcaaaCACTTCTCCTTTTTAGAAACCTTATTGACCACAGTCTGCATTCCCAGATTCTTATACAGCTTATCAACTGGGGACAAAACTATTTCCTATAATGCCTGTGTCAGTCAACtatttttcatcttcctttttgCAGCAACAGAATTTTTTCTCCTGGCCATCATgtcctatgaccgctatgtggccatttgTAAACCTTTACATTATGCAACCATCATGAATAGTAGAATCTGTGGAAGATTTGTTATTTGCTGTTGGATAGCAGGTGGGCTGGTTATATTTCCACCACTTTGCCTGGGCTTAAATCTGGAATTCTGTGACTATCATGTCATTGATCATTTTCTCTGTGATGCCTCTCCTATGCTGAAGATCTCTTGTTCAGACACATGGTTCATAGAACAGATGGTTGTTGCCCTTGCTGTGCTGACTGATATTGGGACATTTCTGTGTGTAGTTCTGTCATATATATGCATCATCAAGGCCATCATAAAGTTCCCTTCTGCCCAGCAAAAGATGAAGGCCTTTTCTACCTGTTCTTCTCACATGATTGTGGTTTCTATCAATTATGGCAGTTGTATCTTTATCTATGTCAAACCTTCAGCAAAAGATGAAGTGGCAATTAATAAGGGTGTGTTAGTGCTTACTACTTCAGTTGCCCCCATGTTAAACCCATTTATATATAGCCTGAGGAACAAGCAAGTGAAAGAAGCTTTTACTGACTTAATCAAAAGAATTTCATTGATTTCAAAGAAGTGA